One genomic region from Rattus norvegicus strain BN/NHsdMcwi chromosome 10, GRCr8, whole genome shotgun sequence encodes:
- the Arhgap27 gene encoding rho GTPase-activating protein 27 — protein MAADVEGDVYVLVEHPFEYTGKDGRLIAIQPNERYRLLRRSTEHWWHVRREPGGRPFYLPAQYVRELPALGDPVPAPQPSVLQQRPAVPEPLAYDYRFVSTPVGADGSSAEPRGRASSLCGPARQRTSGQRNSLAPGGPACLYLRPAAPVRPAQSLDDLARGGTAPPAGLLGSAGHFKASSVAGSWVCPRPLARSDSENVYEAIPDLRCPPRAKSPKQVDEPPEPVYANVERQPQVTSPRSAAAPPRLSPVWETHTDAGTGRPYYYNPDTGVTTWESPFEAPEGATSPTTSRASVGSGESLETEWGQYWDEESGRVFFYNPLTGETVWEDETEELEDDPEEQLEMQPSLSPRSPGQQRPPTPETDYPELLTSYPEEDYSPVGSFSDLGPTSPLVAPPGWSCQITPEKQMLYTNQFTQEQWVRLEDQEGKPYFYNPEDSSVQWELPQVPVPAPRSGRKSSQDSDTPAQASPPEEKIKTLDKAGVLHRTKTVDKGKRLRKKHWNASWTVLEGGVLTFFKDSKTSAASGLRQPSKLSTPEYTVELRGASLSWAPKDKSSKKNVLELRSRDGSEYLIQHDSEAIISTWHKAIAEGIEELSADLPQREEGEPSSADFGSSERLGSWKEEDVRPNAASPSLNPGSQESDLSRVRHKLRKFLQRRPTLQSLREKGYIKDQVFGCALAQLCERERSPVPRFVQQCIRTVEARGLDIDGLYRISGNLATIQKLRYKVDHDERLDLDDGRWEDVHVITGALKLFFRELPEPLFPFSHFHQFIAAIKLQDPAQRSRCVRDLVRTLPAPNHDTLRLLIQHLCRVIEHGEQNRMSVQNVAIVFGPTLLRPEMEEASMPMTMVFQNQVVELILHQCADIFPPH, from the exons ATGGCGGCGGACGTCGAGGGGGACGTGTACGTGCTGGTGGAGCACCCCTTCGAGTACACCGGCAAAGACGGGCGCCTTATCGCCATCCAACCCAATGAGCGTTACCGACTGCTGCGCCGCAGCACCGAGCACTGGTGGCACGTGCGGCGGGAGCCTGGGGGTCGCCCCTTCTACCTCCCGGCTCAGTACGTACGCGAGCTGCCGGCGCTCGGTGACCCTGTCCCGGCCCCGCAGCCTTCCGTACTGCAGCAGCGCCCCGCAGTCCCGGAGCCTCTGGCCTACGACTACCGCTTCGTGAGCACCCCGGTGGGTGCCGATGGGTCTTCTGCCGAGCCCCGGGGCCGTGCCAGCTCCCTGTGTGGCCCTGCACGACAACGCACCAGTGGCCAGCGCAACAGCCTGGCTCCGGGAGGGCCCGCCTGCCTGTACCTGCGGCCCGCAGCGCCGGTGCGACCCGCGCAGTCCCTGGATGACTTGGCGCGCGGCGGCACCGCGCCCCCTGCCGGCCTCCTCGGCAGCGCGGGCCACTTCAAGGCCTCCAGCGTGGCGGGCTCCTGGGTTTGTCCCCGGCCCCTGGCGCGTAGCGACTCGGAGAATGTCTACGAGGCTATCCCGGACTTGCGCTGTCCTCCGCGGGCGAAGAGCCCAAAACAG GTAGACGAGCCACCGGAACCAGTGTATGCCAACGTAGAGAGGCAACCTCAGGTCACGTCGCCGCGCTCTGCTGCAGCTCCTCCTCGGCTCAGCCCGGTGTGGGAGACGCACACAGATGCGGGCACTGGGCGCCCCTACTACTACAACCCCGACACGGGCGTGACCACCTGGGAGTCACCCTTTGAAGCACCTGAAGGCGCCACCAGCCCGACTACCTCCCGGGCCTCTGTGGGCAGCGGGGAGAGCCTGGAGACAGAGTGGGGCCAGTACTGGGATGAGGAGAGCGGCAGGGTGTTCTTCTACAACCCCTTGACGGGTGAGACGGTCTGGGAGGACGAGACTGAGGAGCTGGAGGACGATCCCGAGGAACAACTGGAGATGCAACCCAGCCTGAGCCCGCGAAGCCCGGGGCAGCAGAGG CCCCCGACTCCTGAAACAGACTACCCTGAATTACTGACCAGTTATCCTGAAGAGGACTATTCTCCTGTGGGCTCCTTCAGTGATCTCGGCCCAACTTCTCCCTTGGTTGCACCCCCTGGCTGGTCCTGTCAAATTACCCCAGAGAAGCAGATGCTCTACACCAACCAGTTCACTCAAGAGCAG TGGGTAAGGTTGGAGGACCAGGAAGGGAAGCCATATTTCTACAATCCAGAGGACTCCTCTGTTCAGTGGGAACTGCCCCAG GTCCCGGTCCCTGCCCCTCGGAGTGGTCGTAAATCCAGCCAGGATAGTGATACtccagcccaggctagccctccAGAGGAGAAG ATCAAGACCCTGGACAAGGCAGGAGTGCTCCATCGAACCAAGACAGTAGACAAGGGGAAGAGACTTCG GAAGAAACACTGGAATGCTTCCTGGACCGTGCTGGAGGGCGGTGTCCTGACCTTCTTCAAGGATTCAAAGACCTCAGCTGCAAGCGGCCTG AGGCAGCCTTCCAAACTCTCCACCCCTGAATATACAGTCGAACTGAGGGGGGCCTCGCTCTCGTGGGCCCCCAAAGACAAATCCAGCAAGAAGAATGTGCTAgag CTCCGGAGCCGAGATGGCTCAGAGTACCTGATCCAGCATGACTCAGAGGCCATCATCAGCACCTGGCACAAGGCCATTGCCGAAGGCATCGAGGAGCTG TCTGCAGACCTGCCCCAAAGGGAGGAAGGTGAACCCAGCAGTGCTGATTTTGGGTCCAGTGAGCGCCTCGGAAGCTGGAAGGAGGAGGATGTGCGGCcgaatgcag CCTCACCCTCGCTCAACCCCGGAAGCCAGGAAAGCGACTTGAGCAGGGTCCGGCACAAGCTCCGCAAATTCCTACAGAGACGACCCACTCTGCAGTCTTTGCGGGAGAAGGGCTACATCAAAG ACCAGGTGTTTGGATGTGCACTGGCTCAACTGTGCGAGCGCGAGAGGAGCCCTGTGCCACGCTTCGTGCAGCAATGCATCCGCACCGTCGAGGCCCGGG GGCTGGATATTGATGGGCTGTACCGCATCAGTGGGAACCTGGCCACCATCCAGAAGCTGCGCTATAAGGTGGATCACG ATGAACGCTTGGACCTGGACGATGGGCGCTGGGAAGACGTCCACGTGATCACAGGTGCCCTGAAGCTCTTCTTCCGAGAGCTGCCGGaacccctcttccccttctcgcACTTCCACCAGTTCATAGCAGCCATCA AGCTGCAAGACCCGGCCCAGCGCAGCCGCTGTGTGCGTGACCTGGTGCGTACGCTACCAGCCCCCAACCACGACACTCTCCGCCTGCTCATCCAGCATCTGTGTCG GGTGATCGAGCATGGCGAGCAGAACCGTATGTCTGTGCAGAATGTGGCCATAGTGTTCGGGCCCACGCTGCTGAGGCCTGAGATGGAGGAAGCCAGCATGCCCATGACCATGGTGTTCCAGAACCAGGTGGTAGAGCTCATCCTACATCAGTGCGCAGACATCTTCCCACCGCACTGA